GTTTGGAAGTGTTGTTGTACCTATCAAAGTATTAATTCATTGAAGATTGCttattatttaccaaaataCACATCAGAATGAATATTTCTTGAAGTTACTGAGTCGTGACAAAATAAGCTACTTACCGATGAAAGGCTATATTTGGTTCTTTTCGTTCACTATAGCAGCGAGTTATGCATCAATTTACCATGACTTACACTTTAAATACttctcttataataataaagtattaaaatataggttTTACTTGGGTTTCACAGATTTATCAATAAGCGGTGAAAACTTGTTTACCACCAAGGGCTAGgtgataaacaaataaaacccgATACGCAAATAGAGACAGAAAAACTGATACTCTGTTTCGCTAGCACTTAAGTATTTCACGTTAATGTCTTCTCtctttagttattattgttattttaatagctaATCTAGTTCAATGCTCTATCTACGTGAAAACCGCAATAGATTGAATACAGATACTGTAGTATCATTAATGGCTACAAGGGAAGGGATTAAAAAACTGGGCGGCAGTGTCAACTGTCAAGTTTAACTCTTCGAACAAAATGCTTTCGactaatatatgaaaaaaagataaacaataaatattatttaaataattcattatagtttcattttataaaaaacttttgagGGGAATTTGTGGGGAATCAGCGGATTTTTAACCCCAAGTTTGGGGAATTCGATCAGGATTTTTGGGGATTTGGATGAATTAGCTTTGGCAACCCTGGTCTATAGCTAGAGTTAGACTTAAGACTCTAGACTCTAGAATCTAGTCCGTTCACTGTTCAGTAGTCACTACTCACTAGTCACTCTACTCAGTAAGTCAGTATTCACTACCCACTAGTATCTCAGGTCTTTTAAGTCTTTCCCCATGCACGTTTTGGTGTGGTGACATCGTTACACGAATTAAGTaagtttatatgaaaaacttAATTCTTTGGATAATTCTCATAGTTTAATAGCTATATTTCTTTGGATCAAAATAGAATATTCTAATAtcagaataatataaaacatgtcGGACTGGGAATCTGATTGTGACGATAACTATTCAACTCTATCACAAAATAGAACACCGCCTCAACAAAATTTCCAATCGAGAGGAAGTTATTCTGGCCAAAGCCAAAGAGGCGGTCAGTATTCTAGAAATACAGCACGTGGTAGAGGTTATTTTCGTGGTAATAACAAAGTCATATCAATACCCTCAACTAAAGTTGGGCGAGTGATAGGTCGAGGAGGATTAAAAATTCGCGATTTAGAATATGAGAGTGAAGCGAGAATAAAAATTGGTAATTCAGCAGGTGACAACACAGATATCACACTATTTGGAACTAATTCTGCGATTGAAAAAGTTGAACAAATGATTAAGGATCTTACTATAGATAAAGAGGCGTCAGAAAAGCAGAATTTACAGCCAGAGACTGCTTCTCAGGTTAGcgtatatgaaaaatttacatatgtgAATAGTGAAGGAAAGAAAGTTACAGATTGGGCAGCAGCATCAGCTTATGCTGATCAGGCTCAAAGAGAAATGTGGGACAAATTACCACCTATTgtgaaaaacttttataacgaGGATCCTACAATTGCTGTAATGCCTCCAAATGAGGTTGCTTATTGGCGCCTGTGTAACTTTGATATTAAAGTAACAAGAATAACAGAAAACTTGGAAGCAGAAGCAATACCAAATCCAGTGTTGACATTTGAACAAGCATTTAAAGATTATCCAGAAATACTTGATGAAATATGTAAACAACAATTTACAAAACCTTCTCCAATTCAGAGCCAAGCTTGGCCTGTTTTACTAAAAGGAGAAGACATGATAGGCATTGCACAAACAGGAACTGGCAAAACTTTAGCTTTCTTGTTGCCTGCTTTAATTCATATTGAAGGGCAGCCAACACCTCGAGAAAAGAGACCGGGGCCAACTGTACTTATTCTAGCTCCAACAAGAGAATTAGCTATACAAATTCAGAGAGAAGTCAACAAATATCATTACAAAGGCATTAATAGTGTATGCATATATGGGGGTGCAGATCGCCGTGAACAGATTGACAGTATCTCAAAGGGGGTGGATATTGTTATTGCAACGCCAGGCAGATTAATTGATTTGATCAAAGCAAACCATATAGATACTGCCCACTTCTCCTTTATAGTATTAGACGAGGCAGATCGAATGCTAGACATGGGCTTTGGACCACAGATCAATGTTTGTTTCTTGAATGTGAGACCTGAACACCAATGTGTCATGACATCTGCCACCTGGCCTTCTGCTGTCCGCCGACTGGCTGACAAGTATATGCACAAtccgatttatataaatgttgggTCCATGGACTTGGCAGCAGTGCACACTGTTACCCAAAAAGTAATGGTTGTTATGGAGGAAGAAAAAGATACTATTCTGCTGGACTTTATACGTAATATGGATCCGACAGATAAAGTTCTGattttttgtgccaaaaaaaatacagctgCTGACGTCACTGCAAATTTGGCGTGTAAGGGATACTACTGTGAATCCTTGCATGGTGATAGGGATCAGAGTGACAGAGAAGCAGCTTTAGAAGATATAATGAATGGAACAGTCAACATATTAGTTGCCACAGATGTTGCTTCCCGGGGGATTGACATAAAAGACTTAACTCATGTTATAAACCTAGACTTTCCATTGAAAATTGAGGAGTATGTTCATAGAATTGGAAGAACAGGAAGGGCCGGTAAGACAGGGATTGCATTATCTTTAGTGACAAAATATGATTGGGCAAATGCCGGtgaattgataaaaattttagAAGAAGCTCACCAAGAGGTTCCCAGTGAGTTAAGAGAAATGGCTGACCGGTTTGAAGCCAAAAAGTCAACAAGTAAACATGGTCGAGGTGGGCGTGGTAGAGGAAGAAGACCACAGTGGTgaagtgtattaaaaagtattataattttttatattatgtttgacATAATTAGgcatagttttattatttaagttttttctttttatatagttttttctcTTGTTCCAgaagtatttgtttattttttcttttatatttctggttttaaaatttagtgtttaattttatctgtgatggcttacaaatttttttaggaatgaaatttgaaagttttaattaaaaaaaatatgtctattGAAAGATGTCCATATAATGGCCATAATAGTTTTTTAGATAAGAAATTCCCACCACATGTTATTAAGTACTCTTAGGCTAAAATAAGGTATAGAAATCTCATGTgagaagtatttttatagttattttttgatCTCTGTAACtagtatagattttttaaataaatgaagttttGCATGCtgcatttgtttttctggTCTATTAgcatgtaattataatatttatactaagaCAAAACAAGAAAAGCAAAAACTGATGTATTTTAACCCTATAATTGAATTAgaattctaatttaatttgttattgatTGTAAGCTATTCGTCTTGCCATAATAGTAGTAAACAAACTAGCTATACAAGCCCTGGTCTTAATCTCTGTATCTGTTTAGaggatatttgttttttataataggcaagtaggtaatcagccttctgtgcctggaCTTTTTGGATTTCAGCCAAACTCTTGTTTTTCTTACCAGTATGAATAAGTTTTGAACACACactaaagtccattggtgtacatCCGGGTTTCCAACCTACAACCTCATTTAGACACCTCATGGAAGAAACTAAACGTACACTGTACAATTAGTTGTAACTTTACCCGTGAGACTTAGTGCAAAGCATTACTACTGACACACTCAGAGTCAGAGGCCACCTATCCACCTAAATGAGCATTGGGTCTGTACCAGGCAAATAGCCCCTGgttttaactaatattaataatatatagttaaatacTTTTTCCATATGTGATGCATTTTCCTAATGTTAGTTTATGCCTATGGACATAAATCTTTTGTGATGTTGTAATGCCTGAATTTAGGTAATCTGCTAAGTATTCTTAGTAGATTCtcaatgtatatgtattttaaacactGGGCTGCCAACTCGTGTTAATGGTCCAAGCGAAGGTGCAAGTACGCCTGATCTATCTCTATGTTCACCTGACACCCTCTAGCATCTTCGTGTAGTAGTGACCACTTTCCACCTGTAATTACTTTTCCTTCACAAAAACCTACCAAAACCAATCGTTCTCCTCGTTTTAAATACAGGTTGCACAACGCTGATTGGAATAATTCAACCAAAGAGTAGAGCTGAAAACTAATACTTATTCTCAAGAAGGTAGCCAGATCTCCGCAGGAATTCTTTCTCAGGTTTTGTTTGAAGCTGCCAATGAATGTTTattcactaaaatattttttttgtatattatgtaactcactatttgctattcttgaatctgtaagattagctttttagttttagttagttattaatattgttttttttttattttctctagattaaggttctatagattaatataaatatattttgttttttatataacttctggttatgcacttcttgcactcatcatttttatttattgttttctttttttactagggttgcctggaagagatcgcttgttagcgataaggccgcccggtgcatcccttgtaatttatatgtattgtgttatttgtgtttctttctagctacgaagtgtgaataaataaataaataaaataaaactaagttCCGATCGCATATTCCTTCGCCTCTCTGGTGGGATCATGATTGTACAGCTGcaataaaaacaagaaaacagGCTGAAAAAAATTAGTACGAGGATATGTCAGAAGAAAATttcaagttattaattatataaaattaataacttgaaatgaataaaattgttaaaggAAGTCCAGATATCAGCCCGTCAGAGTTCTGGCGTAATATTCGTAGATTTATATCTGCATATAATAATTCTCCTTTTTCTAAATTACCGCTAACCCTAGCTGAACAGTTTATGGATCATCTTGCTCCCCCTTCTGTACCGGAACAGGGATTTCCTCCATTATCTACTCCTgcttaatcaaatcaaatcaaaatatctttattcatataggtaaacatgtacacttatgaacgtcaagaaaaaacaaattaaattaattgtaaatttacatttacaaccagtacgcaagtcaagggcgtaaagcgggtaagaagaactggcaagaaactttccgccactcttttcaatcgctaagtttttaatacaatttgtttgaacatttaagtattcatcacatttataaaaggctttattaattaatttacttttaacaagggctttgaatttattcagtgatagttctctaattttgcttgggagtttgttgtaaaaacgaatacaatttccatataaggagtggtttatcttctggagcctggatGGTCACACACTCTATCTATTGTTATGCCTAGGAAGTTTAGTCACTGTCCTTAACTTTCAGGTTACCAATATCTCGCTTTACGTTATTAGTTGtaaatctaatacattttgtttaattctcAGTAAGCAGTAAGTTCTTCACATTAAACTAGTTAACTATACGAGAGATGTAATTGTTTACATCGTCGCCCGAGAATCGAGCCTTTCTTTCTAATAATAGATCTATATGACATTACATGTCATTAGAAATTTGTGTAGTAAAATCATTATCgggtataaattaattaaatcgattgttttattcaaaagttAAGAGCATTCACGTGTTGTGACTTATCAATAGTGGAAACATTAATAAAccgtttgttttgtttggtatttaatttttcttttagctAAGTGTGTCAAATATAATCAACTTTTACTTATTCCTAGACTTATTACGTCGTACATTAcgtattttatcatttttaagcAATTTTACTTTACCAAAATCCAGGACATAGAacctaattaataacaaacaaaaccaCCCCCCCCCCACCCTAAGCCtttctaaaattcttataatGCCCCACACCCCATCATCATATTCAACATCCACATTTGGCCGCAAAAAATGTTACCTCAAATTTTAAAGTTGAGG
Above is a genomic segment from Pieris rapae chromosome Z, ilPieRapa1.1, whole genome shotgun sequence containing:
- the LOC110999287 gene encoding probable ATP-dependent RNA helicase DDX43; protein product: MSDWESDCDDNYSTLSQNRTPPQQNFQSRGSYSGQSQRGGQYSRNTARGRGYFRGNNKVISIPSTKVGRVIGRGGLKIRDLEYESEARIKIGNSAGDNTDITLFGTNSAIEKVEQMIKDLTIDKEASEKQNLQPETASQVSVYEKFTYVNSEGKKVTDWAAASAYADQAQREMWDKLPPIVKNFYNEDPTIAVMPPNEVAYWRLCNFDIKVTRITENLEAEAIPNPVLTFEQAFKDYPEILDEICKQQFTKPSPIQSQAWPVLLKGEDMIGIAQTGTGKTLAFLLPALIHIEGQPTPREKRPGPTVLILAPTRELAIQIQREVNKYHYKGINSVCIYGGADRREQIDSISKGVDIVIATPGRLIDLIKANHIDTAHFSFIVLDEADRMLDMGFGPQINVCFLNVRPEHQCVMTSATWPSAVRRLADKYMHNPIYINVGSMDLAAVHTVTQKVMVVMEEEKDTILLDFIRNMDPTDKVLIFCAKKNTAADVTANLACKGYYCESLHGDRDQSDREAALEDIMNGTVNILVATDVASRGIDIKDLTHVINLDFPLKIEEYVHRIGRTGRAGKTGIALSLVTKYDWANAGELIKILEEAHQEVPSELREMADRFEAKKSTSKHGRGGRGRGRRPQW